From Paenibacillus graminis:
CGGCCTACTCGGCGGCAAGTGTATTTATGGATACGTACACGAAGACAAGAAATAAGCAGCGGCAGGTCAAATGGCAAACCATCGATTGGGAAGCATGGAGGCGGGAGACGAGGGCAGAGGCAGGATATACATCCTCGATTGGTGACCTGGCGATGAGTCCGGAGGAGGGAATTGAGGCCCTGAAACGGGTGCTGTCGGCAGAACGATACCACCATCTTGTTCACTCCCCCGGCCTGCTTGACAAGAGACTGGCTGAGTGGGTTCACCTCCAAGGGATTTCAGAAGGCAAGCCTGTGCAGTCCGGAGATGGACAAAAGAAACGGCAGCGTCCCGTGGCAATGACTGAATACGAGGAGCCTTCCAATCATCTGGAGAAGCAAATTGCAGAGATTTGGGAGGAGTTTTTGGGAATCAAGGACATCAGCATTCATGATAACTTTTTTGAGCTGGGAGCTACGTCCTTGACACTGATACGGATCAAAGCGATTTTGGAAGAGGCGCTCAGCCTTCAAATTCCTATCGTTGATTTGTTTGCCAACCCGACCATCGCAGCGCTGGCCAAACGGATTGGGCAGGTTGTGAATGGCGGGCATGACGGTCAGGAGAATACAGTGCTGAGCGGGCTGGGAAGTGGAAGATCCGGCTTAACAAGACAATTGCAATTCAGAAAACCTGCAGGGACCGATTCAGGTCCACACGATAAAGCTTGAAGGGAATTTGAATGATGCATCTTTATATTGTCCGCCACGCGGAACCGGATTATGAAAATGATACCCTCACTGCTGCCGGAGAGCTTGAGGCAAAAGCACTGGCGCAATATCTGCAGGTTCAGGGAGCCGACTATATTTATTCATCGCCGATGGGCAGGGCGTTGAAGACGATGAGCTATACCTCCGAGCTGCTAGGGATAGAGCCGCGGACTGAGAATTGGTTAAGGGAGCTGACCGATTTATGGATTGAGAATTCTCCTTGGGGGTATATAGGGGTTTTTGATATTCCGGGTGAAGTAATCAGAAACGGAGACTCATTCCCGACTCATGAAACCTGGCATCAGCTTAATTATTACCAGGAGGTGCAGGCGAAAGAAAGAGTGGAGGAGATCCGCAGAAGCTCTGACCGGTTTTTGCTGCGCCATGGATATGAAAGAATGGACGGACGGTACTCATGCATCAATCCGAGCCAGGATAAAATTGTGGTGTTTTGTCACAGAGCGATTGGTTTAACCTGGCTTGGCCATTTACTGGATATCCCGATTTCATTAATGTGGTCGGGATTCTGGATGCCGCCCAGTTCAGTCACGACGGTTGTTCTGGAACAGCGGTCGGATCGCTGGGCAACGCCAAGATGCATTGGCTTTGGGGATACTTCGCATATATTCAAACATGATTTGATGTTGAAAGCCAAAGATATCCATAATGACTGTTTTGTTAAATAGGCAGCTAACTAATAAACTCAAGGTGATTACATGAACGTATTGGATATCATTCCGATTCACCGCGATTGGAGAAATTGCACGGAGGACACCATTGTTTCTGTTGCATCCTGGCTGCAGCGGGACCATGAGCTTATGTATGCAGAATCGTGGGGATTTGCCTTTGACATCCGGCAATGGAGCAGCACGGGAAAACTATCTTCCTCCTTGAGTCCGGATTCCGGTAATATGTTTCCTTTACTGGCGCAGTACCATGGTATCGATATCCGGATCGTAGAAAACCTGAGCTTTCAAGATACGGCCGGTGTAGTCGCCAGGGAATTGGCAGAATCCAGACCCGTCATCGTTGAACTGGATACTTATGAATGTCCCTGGGACTCCGGTTATCACAGCTATCATTACCCTCATACCAATTTAATTGTCGGGTACGACGAGGCAAATCGCATGTACAGCTTAATAGATTGTTTCTATCAGAAACAATCTATTAAGCTTTCAAGTGAAAGTTGTTTTTCATACGATAGCAACCGTAACCGTGTAGCTGTATTCCAATGTTCAACCCTGCCGGAGCCCGTTGCGGATTGGAGAACCATAATTCGGCATGCCGCCAGGAGAATAAGGGGACCGGAACAAACAGATCATTCATTCCATCAGATGAGAAGTCTCGCAGCTATTTTGGAGCAATCTCCCGATTTGAACGAAGAATTCAAGCAGCATAAGCATATTTGGATGGCCCCGTTACTGTCCGTACTAAACGCTATTAGCAATGGCAGAAGACAGTTTGCAGCGGTACTGCAATATTTGAATACCAGACAACAGGAACAGGATTTCCATGATACGGTGGATGAACTGTATTATGCTGCGTCACAATGGAGCATTCTGCTCTCTATGGTGACCAAATCCTACTACAGCCCAAGGGATAGAAGTCTATTGCCCAGAGCGGCCGATAAGCTTCGAATGATCGCAGACAAGGAAGAACAGATTGCCGGTCAGCTTCTCTCAATGTGTGAAGAAAAGGCGGTAGGTCAGCAGACTATGTCCAAAAACATTATCGTGGGTCCAATCAGCGATCAAGCGGATAGGCAATTCGTGGAGCTGGCGGAATATTACAATAATAAAGGATTTGACCGTTCGCTCTCAGAGGAGAGCAAGGCGGATCTTACGCTGATGGGAGATTATTTGTTAGCCGATGATCCTCCGGTGGAATGGAAGCTGGAAGGAATGAAATTTTCCCTCCCGGTATTGAACTGCAGTAATTATGACAATATTTCATGCGCTGCACAGTCCATCAGGATTCCGGCAGGCCATTATTCTGCCATAGTGCTTGTGGGATGCTCGGAGTGTGGAAGTTACTCGGATCAGATCGAGCTTGTGTACGAGGACCGGTCCGCGTCCGTCCTCCCAATTGCATTTACAGATTTCTATATGGAACCTCTTTACGGTGAATCCATCGTTTGGTCAGGCAGAGCGGCATCCCGAAAGAACGGGCAAAACCAGCTGAATGAATCCCAAGCACATGTATTTACCCAAAATTATGCACTGGATACAACCCGGAAAATGGTAGGCATGCGACTGCCTGATTGTCCTAATTTACATATTTTTGCTATGGCCTTATATGCCTGAAATTAAAGCGCAGATGCAGAGCAGAGCAAAAAAAATGACGAAAAAACGAGGGTAATTATGAAGGAAAACACGAGAACAGGGTTAGAAGTTGCCATTATTGGAATGTCGGGTTCTTTTCCGGGGGCCAAAAACCTTGAGCAATTTTTCCAGAATGTAAAGAATGGTGTTGACAGCATTTCCTTCTTTACAGACGAACAATTGGAGGAGGCCGGAGTTCCCGCAGAGGTATACACCAAAGAGAACTTCGTCAAAGCAAAAGGTTATCTCGATGAGTGTGAGTACTTCGATAATTCCTTCTTTGGGTATACACCGAATGAAGCGCAATTTATGGACCCGCAGACGAGGCTGCTGCACGAGCATACTTGGATGGCACTGGAGGATGCGGGTTATCCGCCTGGCAGGACACAGGATACCATCGGGGTCTATGCAGGAGGGCGGCCCCACTTTCACTGGGAGGCGCTGTCCCTGTCCATGGGCTCCCGCAACGGGGCTGAGGATTTCGAGATTGCCCATCTGAATGACAAGGATTTAATGAGCACGAGAGTCTCCTACAAGCTGAATTTAAAAGGGCCCAGTTATACGCTGTTCACAGCCTGCTCTACTTCGCTCGTTGCGGTCCATGCGGCTTGCCAGGGGGTCATCAGCGGAGAATGTGATATGGCGGTAGCCGGCGGGGTATCTGTTACAAGTCCATTGAAGAACGGATATTTCTATCAGGACGGGATGATCCTGTCGTCGGACGGCCATTGCCGGGCGTTCGATGCCGCATCGGACGGTACCGTGGTGGGCAATGGCATCGGCCTGGTGATATTGAAACGGCTGGAAGATGCCTTGGACGACAAAGACCATATTTATGCAGTTATTAAAGGAACGGCAATTAATAATGACGGCAACCGCAAAGTAGGCTACAGTGCGCCGAGTGTAGATGGACAGGCAGAGGTCATTCGGACGGCCCACCGCGTGGCCGGGGTAGATCCCGGGGAGATTGGCTACATAGAAGCACACGGAACGGGGACGGCTCTCGGTGATCCGATTGAGGTCAAGGCGTTAACTACAGCCTTCTGTACCAATCGCAAACATTTCTGCGGGATAGGCTCAGTCAAAACCAACATTGGCCATCTTGACAGCGCGGCTGGAATAGCCGGGCTTATAAAAGCGGTGCTGGCCCTGCACCATAAATGCCTGCTTCCAACCTTGCATTTTGCGGACCCCAATCCGCATCTCATGCTTGAAGACAGCCCCTTTTACCTGGTAGACCGGATGAGGGAATGGGAGAGCGGTTCAGGGCTGCGCCGGGCAGGAGTAAGTTCATTTGGTGTTGGCGGAACCAACGCGCATATCGTTTTGGAGGAAGCCCCATCAGAGCAGAGCGTAAGGCCAGAGGAGGAGCAGGAGCGGCTGCTGGTTTTTTCAGCCAAAACCAAAGAAGCGCTGGAGGAGTCCATTGAAGCGTTTGTACAAGATGTGCAGAAGCATCCGGGGAAAGATTTATCGGATATTGCGTATACGCTCCAGCAGGGACGCGAGCACTTTTCCTACCGTCAATATGTAGCCTGCAAGTCACTGCTTGCCGGTTGTGCAGCATTAAGAGTGAAGGCACCGCAAGCCCTGTGGGTTGATCCGAAAAAAGCATTGAAGCCTGTATACTTTTGGTTTGCCGGGATGGAACCCAAAGAGGCGATTCAGCATTACCACAATTGCTTGCGCAATCCGTATTGCCGTGAGGAAATGGAAGCGCTCTTGCTTCAGGCGGGCGGGATGAGCGGCGCTGCGCGTGAAGGGTTTTTAGGGGATGGGAATGAGGATGCTGGACAGACGCCGGTCTTTCTCTTCCAACTGGCCTTGGCCAGATGGCTGCTGCGTGCGGGTGTGAAGCCAGCTGCCCTTATGGGGACCGGGACCGGGGCGTATGTGGCGGGCTGTTTAGCCGGTGTTTTTAGCTTGGAAGAAGCGCTGATGCTCATTGAGAAAAGAGACCGGCTGCTGGAGGAATGGCGGGGCAGCGAAGGGGATTTATTTTTGCTGGAGGCCCTTCAGTCCGAGTTTTACGAGGCATTTGATTCGATTGCCTTGTCTGCGCCTTCGATTCCGCTGCTCTCTGCGGATGCCCGAAGAAATACAGTGAATGATGTGACGCTCCCGGACTATTGGGTCAATCCATTAGGTGCAGAGGATGACGGTACAAGCTTGCCCGCAAAGGTGGAAGAAGAGGATAAGCATCTGGTTCTTGACTTCGGTACAGGAGGTGAGCCATCCGGCCCGTCGGGGCATATTAGCCTTGTGACAGGAGAGCCCAATCTCCTTGATGCGGTCGGCTGCATATGGGCAACCGGCTATCCCCTCAATTGGGACGAGCTTGCTAAGCATCACAACCCATCCCGATTGACACTGCCAACCTATCCCTTTGCCCGGAAAAGATACTGGGTGGATTCGCAGCAGATCAAGCAGTTCCAGCATAACTGGAAACGTCAAGATCCCCAAACCGGCAAGAAAAGCAAAGAAGAATGGCTGTATGTTCCCTCCTGGATACGTTCTGAACACATACCCGAGGCCGGGGAGCGGCAGCAAGGGTTATTCGCAGTGTTTGCCGCACCGGAGCCCTTTGCAGCCCGATGCATGGAGCAGCTTGAACAAATGGGACATACCCTTGCCCGGATTGAGCCCGGTGAATCCTTCAAATCAAATAAGATGTCATTTGAGATCAATCCGGAAATCTTGGATGACTTCATACAGCTGCTGGATACACTTGCCCAGCGGGGGGATGGGCCGATCCGGATTGTGCATTTTTGGTGCATGCATCCACAGGCTGCCGCCCATGAACAATTACCGGAAGCGGAAGAATACAACCGCCTGGGGTACTATACCTTATTGAACATTGCCAGGGCGGTTGGCCAGCTTCAGCTCCGGCAGCCGGTAACCATCGATATCGTTGCCAACCAGGTGGCTGAAGTCATCGGGAACGAGACGGTTGTCCCTGCAAAGGCCACATTGTTCGGGCCGCTTCGTGTTATCGCCAAAGAGTACGAGAACATTGCCTGCAGGCTGGTCGACACCGATCAATACGACCATCATCTCCTTTGCCGCATACTGTCCGAGCCGGAAGAGAACCGCCGTGCCGATTGGATCGCGCTTCGGAATAGCTATATATGGGAGCCCACCTTCAAGCAGGTGCGCCCAACCACTCCGCTGAATACAGTCTCCAAGCGTTTAACAGCAGGAGGGGTATACGTCATCACCGGAGGTCTTGGAGGCATCGGGCTCTATGTGGCCAAGTTTCTGGCAGAGCAGTATCAGGCCCGTGTGGTCTTGCTCAGCCGGTCGCAGTTTCTTCCCGAGGAGGAGTGGGACAAGTGGTATACAATCCACAGCGGGGATGATCCGGTGAGCGCCAAAATTGCCGGCTTGCGGGAAATCAAAGCAGCGGCAAGCGGATTCTGTTTGGTTCAGGCGGATATTACGGATACAGCGCAGGTCAGAGCCGTTTTTGGGCAGATCCTTGAGCGCTACGGGGCTATCAACGGGATTATCCATGCTGCAGGTGTACCGGATGGAGCGGTCATTCAGCGAAGAAGCAAGGAGATGTGCGAAGCGGTTTTTGGCAGCAAAATTTATGGAACCCAGGTCTTGCAAAAAGTCATCGAAGAGCTGTCCTGTCCGGTCGATTTTCTGCTGCTCTTCTCTTCCTTAAGCGCGCTGCTCGCTCCACCGGCGCAAGTAGCGTACAGCGCAGCCAATTCTTTTTTGGATGCCTTTGCCCTGGTTAACACCAGAAGGGGGTATTTCACCCAAGCGATCAACTGGGATATGTGGAAAAACACCGGGATGGCCAGCCTTTCGGCGCTCTCCCGTCCAGCCGGTTCTGCTCCGGGAATCGCTTATCGTTCCGAAGAGCATCCGCTGTTTAAGTATTCCCTGACAGAAAATACAGGACGTACTACGTTTCTTTCTTATTTCCATACCGGCAGAGATTGGGTCTTGGATGAACACCGCATTGTTGACCAGGCCGTGCTGCCGGGAACATGCTATCTGGAAATGGCGCGTGCAGCCTATCAATCAGCGACTTCAAATCCTGAAGCAGCCGTACTGATCCACGATGTTTTCTTCTTAACCCCGCTGGCAGCAGCGGAGAATACGGATGTTCCGGTCCGGACGGTCATTATCCGGGACACGGAAGGTTATCGGTTTACGATTGAAAGTTACTCGGGGGCTCCCAAGGGCAGGTGGGTGCTCCACGCACGCGGCTGCATGAGCGCCAGTAATCTCAAGCCCCAAAACTATGAATTGGATGTCATCCGCAATGCCTGCGAGCACAGCCGCTATGGCAGAGAGCATTACAACAACCGGCGGGACAGCAAATTCCGGTACGGTCCCCGGTGGGACAGCTACCGCTGGGGAGGATTCTCTCAGGAGGAGGGGCTGTCTTGGATTGAACTTCCGCAAACGTTCGCGGGAGATCTGGCTGCTTACGGGCTTCACCCGGCGATCCTTGATGTGGCGCTGGTGCACATGGGTCTTGCACACACCGGGGCCGGCCAGTATGTTCCGTTCGGCTACAGAAACATTACGGTCCATGGGAAGATGCCCGGAAGAGTGTACAGTTATATCCGTCACCGGACAGAACACTCTCTTGGAGACAAAATCCTGGAGTTTGATCTGACGATTATGGATGAACACGGCAAAGGGATCATGGAAATCGAGGGGTATCAGGTTACAGCTGTCACGAATGAGCAGGTCAGCGGGGGAGGCGCGGCGGCCGAAAAAACAACTGCAGTCCAGGCGGCTGCGGCAGCTTCCGACGGCAATTCGGGTTCTCTGACTCCTGAGGAAGGACTTATGATTCTGGAGACCGCATTATCGGCAGCCTATCCACAGGTGATTGTATCTACTGTTGATTTGCTTACACGGGTAGAAGCCTACAGAAGTGAGAAGGTAAGCCTGTATCAAGACAGCAGCGGCAGCTCTGCGGGGGACAAAGTGCGGGCTTCAGGGGTGAAATTGTCCGTCCAGGAGTTAGAAGATGTGATCCACAGCATTTGGAAGAGTGTTCTGGGGCATGAGCAGATCTCCAGAGACGATGATTTTTTTGATTTGGGCGGGGATTCGCTGAAGGTGCTAACGGTCGCAGAGAGGATCTATCAGGCGATCAGCATCAAGATTCCGGTTTCGGTCTTCTTTCATACCACCGTGCTGAAAGAGCTTGCCCGGCGTATTCAAGCTGCCTATCATACAACCAATGAATATGCTGCCATTCAAAAGGCTGCGCCTAAGGCTCATTATCCCTTGTCATCGGCGCAAAAACGGTTGTATTTCCACCAGCAGCTCCAGCCGGACAGCGTTGCCTACAACATCCTGGAGGTTACATCGGTTGAAGGTGATCTCGATCCGGATAAATTACAAAACGCATTTGACCTGTTAATCCGGAGGCATGCGGTATTGCGGACAAGCTTTGACATCATCAACGGGGAGATTGTCCAGATCATCCATGACCATGCCGGGTTTCAAGTGGAGCAGGTGACCGTAAAGGAAGAGGAAGCCGATCAGGTGGTTGAACAGTTTATGCAGCCGTTTGATCTGCGGTCGGCTCCTTTACTGCGTGTAAAGCTGGTCCGCTGCGGTATGCAGAAGTATGTGTGGCTGTTTGATATACACCATATCATTGCCGATAACCTCTCGGTTGAGATTCTCAAGAGCGAGCTTATCCGTATTTATAACGGTCAAGCCGGGCAGCTCAAGCCAATCCCTTTGGAGTATGTTGACTTTGTGGGCTGGCAGAACGAACAGATCAGACGCGGAGCATTCGACAAGCAAACCGGGTACTGGCTCCAGCAATTATCGGGGGAGCTGCCGGAGAACCATCTTCCCACTGATTACCCGCGGCCTGCCGTGCTGAGCCACCAAGGCGATATTTATACATGTACTTTAGAAGAAAACGTAACGCGCCGGCTGAAGCAGGGGATGAAGCGCAATACCACCACATTATTCATGAATATGATGGCCCTTTACAGTATCTTGCTGCACAAATATACGGGCCAGGATGAAGTGATGATCGGGGCCAGTCTTGCCGGAAGAAACCATGCAGATCTGGTGGACATGGTCGGCATGTTTGCCAATGTGCTGCCTTTCCGTTCCCGCATCAACCGCGAAACATCGTTTGAACAGCTGCTAACAGAGGTCAAAGCGCAGAGTTTGCGGATTTTTGAAAATCAGGATGTACAGTTTGAGATCCTGGTCGAAGCATTGGGGCGGAGCCATCAATTAAGCGAGAATCCCTTATTCAATGTCATGCTGGTGCTGCCCGATGTTGCCCCCGCCGAAGCGGCTATGGACCGGGTAAGGCTGCAGGCGTATCCGTTCCGCAACCCGTCATCCAAATTCGACTTGACCTTATGGGTGTACGATTATGACGACAGGATAGAAATGCGGATGGAGTATTCGACGGATTTATTTGCCCGCAGGACGATCACAACCATGTGCCGGCACTTGCTGGATATTGCCGGACAGGCTGCCGGGAACCCGGACATCCTCGTCAAAGAAATTAGGCTGGATTCAGGTCTTGTCCGGACGGAAACGCTGGATTTGCTTGATGACGGGAATGATTTTGCATTTTAAACAGCCAATCAACTGCAAAGGAGTGGGGTATCGTGAAAGGCAATTTCTTCGCCAATGTGCCGTACTTGAATGACGTGTACAAGAAGGAACATCAATACTGGCTGCACAAGCTGGCCGGCCTGCCTGATAAGAGCTGCTTCCCCTGCGAACAGCATACAGATCTTCATCGGGAACGCCGGATAGAGACAATACCCTTTGTACTGGACCCCGCCCATGCCGGCAAGCTGGTGCAGATCAGCAATGGCTCCGATGC
This genomic window contains:
- a CDS encoding SDR family NAD(P)-dependent oxidoreductase produces the protein MKENTRTGLEVAIIGMSGSFPGAKNLEQFFQNVKNGVDSISFFTDEQLEEAGVPAEVYTKENFVKAKGYLDECEYFDNSFFGYTPNEAQFMDPQTRLLHEHTWMALEDAGYPPGRTQDTIGVYAGGRPHFHWEALSLSMGSRNGAEDFEIAHLNDKDLMSTRVSYKLNLKGPSYTLFTACSTSLVAVHAACQGVISGECDMAVAGGVSVTSPLKNGYFYQDGMILSSDGHCRAFDAASDGTVVGNGIGLVILKRLEDALDDKDHIYAVIKGTAINNDGNRKVGYSAPSVDGQAEVIRTAHRVAGVDPGEIGYIEAHGTGTALGDPIEVKALTTAFCTNRKHFCGIGSVKTNIGHLDSAAGIAGLIKAVLALHHKCLLPTLHFADPNPHLMLEDSPFYLVDRMREWESGSGLRRAGVSSFGVGGTNAHIVLEEAPSEQSVRPEEEQERLLVFSAKTKEALEESIEAFVQDVQKHPGKDLSDIAYTLQQGREHFSYRQYVACKSLLAGCAALRVKAPQALWVDPKKALKPVYFWFAGMEPKEAIQHYHNCLRNPYCREEMEALLLQAGGMSGAAREGFLGDGNEDAGQTPVFLFQLALARWLLRAGVKPAALMGTGTGAYVAGCLAGVFSLEEALMLIEKRDRLLEEWRGSEGDLFLLEALQSEFYEAFDSIALSAPSIPLLSADARRNTVNDVTLPDYWVNPLGAEDDGTSLPAKVEEEDKHLVLDFGTGGEPSGPSGHISLVTGEPNLLDAVGCIWATGYPLNWDELAKHHNPSRLTLPTYPFARKRYWVDSQQIKQFQHNWKRQDPQTGKKSKEEWLYVPSWIRSEHIPEAGERQQGLFAVFAAPEPFAARCMEQLEQMGHTLARIEPGESFKSNKMSFEINPEILDDFIQLLDTLAQRGDGPIRIVHFWCMHPQAAAHEQLPEAEEYNRLGYYTLLNIARAVGQLQLRQPVTIDIVANQVAEVIGNETVVPAKATLFGPLRVIAKEYENIACRLVDTDQYDHHLLCRILSEPEENRRADWIALRNSYIWEPTFKQVRPTTPLNTVSKRLTAGGVYVITGGLGGIGLYVAKFLAEQYQARVVLLSRSQFLPEEEWDKWYTIHSGDDPVSAKIAGLREIKAAASGFCLVQADITDTAQVRAVFGQILERYGAINGIIHAAGVPDGAVIQRRSKEMCEAVFGSKIYGTQVLQKVIEELSCPVDFLLLFSSLSALLAPPAQVAYSAANSFLDAFALVNTRRGYFTQAINWDMWKNTGMASLSALSRPAGSAPGIAYRSEEHPLFKYSLTENTGRTTFLSYFHTGRDWVLDEHRIVDQAVLPGTCYLEMARAAYQSATSNPEAAVLIHDVFFLTPLAAAENTDVPVRTVIIRDTEGYRFTIESYSGAPKGRWVLHARGCMSASNLKPQNYELDVIRNACEHSRYGREHYNNRRDSKFRYGPRWDSYRWGGFSQEEGLSWIELPQTFAGDLAAYGLHPAILDVALVHMGLAHTGAGQYVPFGYRNITVHGKMPGRVYSYIRHRTEHSLGDKILEFDLTIMDEHGKGIMEIEGYQVTAVTNEQVSGGGAAAEKTTAVQAAAAASDGNSGSLTPEEGLMILETALSAAYPQVIVSTVDLLTRVEAYRSEKVSLYQDSSGSSAGDKVRASGVKLSVQELEDVIHSIWKSVLGHEQISRDDDFFDLGGDSLKVLTVAERIYQAISIKIPVSVFFHTTVLKELARRIQAAYHTTNEYAAIQKAAPKAHYPLSSAQKRLYFHQQLQPDSVAYNILEVTSVEGDLDPDKLQNAFDLLIRRHAVLRTSFDIINGEIVQIIHDHAGFQVEQVTVKEEEADQVVEQFMQPFDLRSAPLLRVKLVRCGMQKYVWLFDIHHIIADNLSVEILKSELIRIYNGQAGQLKPIPLEYVDFVGWQNEQIRRGAFDKQTGYWLQQLSGELPENHLPTDYPRPAVLSHQGDIYTCTLEENVTRRLKQGMKRNTTTLFMNMMALYSILLHKYTGQDEVMIGASLAGRNHADLVDMVGMFANVLPFRSRINRETSFEQLLTEVKAQSLRIFENQDVQFEILVEALGRSHQLSENPLFNVMLVLPDVAPAEAAMDRVRLQAYPFRNPSSKFDLTLWVYDYDDRIEMRMEYSTDLFARRTITTMCRHLLDIAGQAAGNPDILVKEIRLDSGLVRTETLDLLDDGNDFAF
- a CDS encoding histidine phosphatase family protein, with translation MMHLYIVRHAEPDYENDTLTAAGELEAKALAQYLQVQGADYIYSSPMGRALKTMSYTSELLGIEPRTENWLRELTDLWIENSPWGYIGVFDIPGEVIRNGDSFPTHETWHQLNYYQEVQAKERVEEIRRSSDRFLLRHGYERMDGRYSCINPSQDKIVVFCHRAIGLTWLGHLLDIPISLMWSGFWMPPSSVTTVVLEQRSDRWATPRCIGFGDTSHIFKHDLMLKAKDIHNDCFVK
- a CDS encoding BtrH N-terminal domain-containing protein; amino-acid sequence: MNVLDIIPIHRDWRNCTEDTIVSVASWLQRDHELMYAESWGFAFDIRQWSSTGKLSSSLSPDSGNMFPLLAQYHGIDIRIVENLSFQDTAGVVARELAESRPVIVELDTYECPWDSGYHSYHYPHTNLIVGYDEANRMYSLIDCFYQKQSIKLSSESCFSYDSNRNRVAVFQCSTLPEPVADWRTIIRHAARRIRGPEQTDHSFHQMRSLAAILEQSPDLNEEFKQHKHIWMAPLLSVLNAISNGRRQFAAVLQYLNTRQQEQDFHDTVDELYYAASQWSILLSMVTKSYYSPRDRSLLPRAADKLRMIADKEEQIAGQLLSMCEEKAVGQQTMSKNIIVGPISDQADRQFVELAEYYNNKGFDRSLSEESKADLTLMGDYLLADDPPVEWKLEGMKFSLPVLNCSNYDNISCAAQSIRIPAGHYSAIVLVGCSECGSYSDQIELVYEDRSASVLPIAFTDFYMEPLYGESIVWSGRAASRKNGQNQLNESQAHVFTQNYALDTTRKMVGMRLPDCPNLHIFAMALYA